The Brachyhypopomus gauderio isolate BG-103 chromosome 19, BGAUD_0.2, whole genome shotgun sequence DNA segment GCAGATTAAACAATCAACTAagtgtgaaaaaagaaaaaatacttACAGAATAAGATTGTCCTTATCCATGATGTCAAGCTAGCAGACGGGTCCGAAGGATAAGATGCTTTGTTTGGCAGTGTTTGGACGACTATGTGCAGAATTTGACTGAATTACATAAACTGCCCACCGGCGAAAACGTCACGACTACAAAGGGAAGGACGCGGCCATCTTGAAATAGTCACATGACCGCAAATAGGTCGTTGAAAGGCAGCTTTATGATTCCGCTCAATatctgtcaaaataaaagtcgcGACAAAACCGAAACCAGATAATAAAAAAGCTAACATTAAGAAAAATACCATTTAAttctatattatacatataaaattatatttatatagatttttacatttatcTTAAAATTGTACATTATTGCAAAATCCATCCATGAACAAACACTAAAAGGTATAAACTGAAACGTTTTTGTGGCATAGTATTGCTATTGTCATAGTCAATAAGGAGACATTATACCAGGCTCATAGATGTATGTATTTCTCATTTCTCTGGTGTGTCTTAACTATTACATTATTAATAAAGTACCAACACAATCTGCATATTAGTTTGACTAAAGGCCATAGAACCAAAATTAGACATCTACTGATATTCAATGTTTGTGACTTATTACCTAGTTTAAGACGTTCCCGCCTCTCTAAATACCTGTTTTGTCATTCATAATGGCACCATCCTTATCCAGTTATAAACTATTATAAATTTCTTCCtactgtttgttttctgtttttctatTATAAAAAGCACTTAAAAAACGTTGTCTGGACCTTTATTTTGACAGAATTTGATTcactattatataataataatatttacttgtatagcacttttcgtgtctgcacactgttcttgagctaatctgaaggccacatggagtttggatgtctgtagtgattgactctgcagaaagttggtgacctcttcacactatgtgcttcagcatccactgacctgctccatcagtttacgtgtcctaccacttcatggctcagttgctgtcattcccaaacactttcactttcttataatacagctgacagctcactgtggaatatttaggagtgaggaaatttcacgactggatttgttgcacaggtgacatcctatcacagttccacgctggaattctctgagctcctgagagcgacccattcctccacacatgtatgtaaaaacatgcctaggtgcttaatttcatacacttgtggccatggaagtgaatggaacacctgattccaataatttggatgggtggcCGAATTATTTTTAACAATACAGTGTACATACATGCATCTCAAAGTGCTATTGGGACCCAAGTATTGCTAGTATCATGCTGCTGTACATTGTCGCTACCATTTGTAATACATTTCAGTAACTACTTAATGAAAGTTATGTCTGTTTTATTTAGATTTTGAAATAGTTTGGCTGTTTGATTAATCAGTACACCAGTTATGTACAACTGTTCACAAAATgtaaatcaaaacaaaaatcaTGCTATTTCAAAAAATCCAAATGTATATGTAATATTTGTGTTAATGTTATTAAGAATCTTTGTTCTTAAATGTAAAGAAGAGAAATGTAGACGTTTCTAGTCCTATGCAGCACAGAACATTAGTTTGACTACTAAATTTTcattcaacttcactttcatggtTTTCTTTTTTAACAGTGTCAGCATGGGTGTCTTTGAGCAAGGTGCAATGTGCTTTACTTTTAAACTGAAAACCTACATGTGAAAATAATCATCAGCAGTATTAAGGAAGTGGTCTCGTGTTCATGCTAGGCTAATTATGCCTTGTTACAAATAATGTAAAACATCAATTTGTTGCGTAGTAtgcatattaaatattattctCACTATCAAAATGTATCAGACCTGCTGACCTACACATGGTTTCATTAGATTGGCCTCTTCTCTGGAATAATTACTGTAATCTATAAATGTGGTCACTAAAACTCAAAACTGAAAATACATTAATACATTAAAGCAAATTAGCACAGGCGTCATTTTACAGGCAAGCAAACACAACTTCAATTTGAAGAAACATTTTGATCTTGCTTAAAATAAGCAAGGCGATGTTGGCAAATATTCATATTTACAAGTATACATGGCTTCTCATGCGCGTCATTGCGCCATAACTATAAATTATGAAAGTTCAGCAAGGTGGAAAACTCTGCCCCCTCACGGTTGCTGTTGGTACTGCCCCTCAGTGGCGGTATAGAAATCATCTAATACACTTTGGATGTAGTCGAAAGTGGGCCGGTCTTCCGGTTTGTTTTTCCAGCAGGTTGTCATGATGTCATAGAGTTCAGGTGGACAGTTTTCAGGACAGGGCATCCGGTAGCCACGCTGAATAGAATTCATGACCTCAACATTACTCATCCCTGCCAAGAAAATTAGCAAGAAAGACAAAAAGTAAAACTTCTCATCCCATCAGTTTAGAAAATTGCACAATTGTCCTCAGTAACAGCGGTGAAACAACACTATGTATTTTTATCAAGTACAGTGACTGAGCTACAGTAGTGACACAGTGAAAACATTTAATGTAACCATTAGCAGACCGTTACGTTAAGGCGTGACAGTAATGAATCAAACTAAAGGTGTGACACATTGCTAAAATGTTTTTTAGTCATTcatttttttcctgttttttacCAGCAGATGGAGATGTAGCATTTAACGTGAAATTTGTCAACGTTGCTTCTCTAGTCATGACAAACATGTTTCCGACTAAAGTTGCATTTATTTTTGTGAGAGATTAAAGTCCAGACGATTGTACCTGGATATGGGATTTTCCCATATGTTATAATTTCGTACAGTAGGATCCCAAATGACCACATATCTGATTTGATGGTGAAGGAACCATAATTGATGGCTTCTGGTGCTGTCCATTTGATGGGGAACTTGGCTCCTGTAACACAGAAATATTGGATACTGTAACACAGCTACTGAACGTCTTTAGTGTTCAGTACCTCTTCACTATCAAGCGGGTTACTTGTTCTCTTGAACTGTGAAAATGGGTTCGGTCATGCTGAGGTCACACGCTTATATCCGGGCCCTGCGGCCCACCCTCAGGTCCATGACCTCACTGTTTTGTGAGCACACAGAGACTCTGCTCTCCAAGAACACTGCCTGTCTTTGAAGACGTGTCCTTCACGGTGCAGGACACCAGGAGACGACGTCTCTCTCACCTTCCCTGGCTGTGTACTGGTCATCCTCGATCACTCTCGCCAAGCCGAAATCTGCAATTTTACACAGCAGGCTCTCGGAGACCAGAACGTTGGCTGTTCTGAGGTCTCGGTGGATGTAATTCTTCTTCTCGATGTAGGCCATGCCTTCTGCTATCTGCACATACCCAGCATACCACATGAAGCATCACACTAACATAAATGACTCACCCTCTCTTGGTCAAAGGGCAAAACGACCGTCAGCTGAGGGCTGAAATCGGAGACGTGGTCAAATGAGCTTATATTCTTTCTGAGATATCTGAACCTGTTTGACTTTAGCTGAGCAAATgcagtcaaaaacacacaggGACAAAAACAGGGTCTCACTTCTCTGTCAATGTCCTCTTTCATACTTTGAAAAAAAGGATGTAGAACTTGTACAGAAAGTGCAATAAATACAGTTCTCTGATTCTGTCATTCTTAAGATTTCAAAGTCATTTTGAAATCCTTAATGCTCCCTTTTTTGTAAACTGTGACAAATGATAAACCCTGATTAACCCCTGGGTCTGTAAAGAAATAGTCCTCTGTTGTTAGCATACCTCTTAAACCCTGTGGAATTTAACCTAGTAATATTCAAGGCTATGCAactaatttatttattgttttaatatatTGCATGCAATATTtggagggggtggagtcagTGCCTACAACATCATCCGAGTTACAGTTCCTCTTTCTCCTCAAGCAATGGAAAAAGTGACATCAGCACTGGTTTCCAAATAGTGCATTTTTAGAAAAACGAAGAAAACCCCCCCGCCACCCAGATACTTGCTGTTACAACACAAGAGAAAAGGAGAAGGACAGGCACTCGTGAGGACGCCTCAGCTCGGGGCCTTTTACCTGAGCCGAGAAATCGATCAGCTTGGGAAGATGCAGTTTGGAGCCGACGTCACCTTTCAAGAAGTCCAACAAGCTGCCTAGAAAGAAGGAGAGCATATTCACTCGGAGGGTGGAGAATGTGGGAGGAACACAGGTGGAGTAACAGTCAGGGGGTGTAACAGCTACGTCTTTTGGTTGAAGCTATatttgccaaaagtattcggtcacccatccaaatgatcggaatcaggtgttccaatcacttccacctaggcatgcagactgtttttacaaacatttgtgaaaggatgagtcgctctcaggagctcagtgaattccagcgtggaactgtgataggatgtcacctgtgcaacaaataatGAAGTGGTAGGCGAAGTGGTAgcccacgtaaactgatggagtggggtcagtggatgctgaagcacatagtgtgaagagtTCTGCAattttctgcagagtcaatcactacagacatccaaacttcatgtggccttcagatcagctcaagaacagtgcacagagagcttcatggaatgggtttccatggtcgagtagctgcatccaagccatacatcaccaagtgcaatgcaaagcgtcagatgcagtggtgtaaagcacgccgccactggactctagagcagtgtaGGCGCATTCTCTGGAGTGAAAAATCACGcctctccatctggcaatctgatgtaCGAGTCTGAGTTTGGCGGTTGCCAtgtggtacttgtctgactgcattgtgccaagtgtaaagtttggtggaggggggttatggtgtggggttgttttcaggagctgggcttggccccttagttccagtgaaaggaactctagATCagggggtactcaactaaatttgtccgcagtccaattttggcagatacctgtgtaagttgttgaccggggggggtttggtggcgaacgtaagttgttgagcgggggtggcgaacgtaacactcgtgatggagtgttttttcaatactGAAATAcatgctccggttttgttttggtccgtatccagttaatcaggaatgagattgggtccggacaggactgcgttcgggtccggatccggaccgcggtccgccagttgagtacccctgctctagatgcttcagcataccaagacattttgtgGGAACTGTTTAGAGCTGACCCCTTCCTCTtctaacatgactgtgcaccagtgcacaaagcaaggtccttaaagacatggatggcagagtctggtgtggatgaacttgactggcctgcacagagtcctgacctcaacccgatagaacacctttgggatgaattagagcggagactgagggccaggccttctcatccaacatcagtatgtgacctcacaaatgcacttctggaagaatggtcaaaaatccccataaacaaaCTCCTAAACCtcgtggacagccttcccagaagatcTGAAGctattctagctgcaaagggtggaccaacatcatattgaaccctatggattaggaatggaacGTCACTTaaactcatatgtgagtcaaggaaggtgagcgaatacttttggcaatacttTTGGTATGTTTATAAAATGCCAATTTGTATCTATCAAATATGGCTGCCACTGAATGTTTACACTGCGATATCAGGAAGGTTCACTTTGATAATATCTAGTTAATTTGGTTGTTACATGTAACGCTAGCTTAGTCCTGTTTACTTATGGCAATTTAGAGATTCCAAGTTGTATGTAGACAACAGCACCCTAATGAAATGTTCAGAATATTCCTTCTCCGTGTCTCCACGCTCACCATACCGTTGGCCATGAACTCCGTGATGATGTAGATGGGTTCGGACTTGGTGACCACGGCGTAGAGGCGCACCAGGCGATCATGTTGCAGTGTCTTCATGAGGTTGGCCTCCTCCAGAAAAGCCTCCACAGACATGGTTCCTGGCTTCAAGGTCTTCACGGCCACCTTTGTGCTGTTGTTGTAGAACGCTGCAAAACAAAAAGGACTTCACGAGTCACCAGGTCCCGGCACTAAGCCGCAGACGGCAGCAGAAGAAATGCTGACCTCAACTGGAGAATTCCTGTGTACCGAAACCTCGTGACACAGAATAGCCCGAATCAGCAAAGACGGAGGAACTTTGCGATTATACTCATTTCTTTCCTCTTTCGGTCTGTAGAAATTATTTTGGGCCGTTTTTGTGGGCCTCTGCTTACAGTAAGCTgtccacccccccaacacacgtACAGAAATATCTTCTTCACAATACCGTCATGATACCCATAACCCTGGAGACCACACAGAAACTGAAAGAGGCTTCGACACTAAAGTAATTGAGTAGAGTGTCTCTCAGGATGTCCCAGCTGACGTGACTTTTCCCTAAAGGGTCACGTGGGTCGTGCAAGAGCGTGGAAAAGTGCCCAGCGGCGGCACGGCGGGATGCGGGTCACGTGAGCTCCGCGGGTCGGCGGGAACCCGCTGCGATCCCGGCCACAGAATAGCCAGCAGGTGCGGTGTGCCGACGGGAGGAAACAGCTTGAAGTCGCAGGCCCAACCCCCCCCAGCCAGCCCGCATCTGTTTGTACGTGTGCAAAGTTTGACCACTTCCTGCAATCCACCATGCCCTCCGAGCAGGAAGGAACCGCTTGAAAAACAATGGCGTCCAATGCAAATGCGTCCACAGCTTCCTTCTTCCACGTACCAGATAAGAGCACCCGGGTGTGCACGTGTTTGGCCCGCTCGAACCCACTGCAGTTCACACTAAAGCTTCTTACCATCTACCGCTGCTAATCCCAGCTAGACCTCAAACAgtaagtcgtgtgtgtgtgtgtgtgtgtgtgtgtgtgtgtgtgtgtgtgtgtgtgtgtgtgtgtgtgtgtgtgtgcgtgtgcgtgtgcgtgtgtgtgaaaccTTTCCGAAAATCACAAGTTATGAAGCAGACAATACTGTCAAATCTAGGTACTAAATTGAAATTGAAAGAAAACACTCAACTTGCTAGGATATGTTGGACAGTTTTAAAAACAAGCCCTTGTTAAGTGGTTCAGAGTGAGTGTAGATTATTGATTGtttcatgtagtgtatatgAAACCATGGTTAAATAAGTTAACAAACAGGACATGATCACACCTTAATAAAGAACTCTGATATAAAGCCATTTTCCATGAGGAGTTCACGTAGCCTGAATATTTGCGGTACGCCATCATGTTTGTAGATCTTGAACTCACCCATCCACACCTCTCCAAACTGCCCCGCTCCCAACTTCTTCACCATCTTGATGGACTCTTTGGAGATCTCCCAAGCATCTTTGTCCCAGGGCTTCTGGGCCTTTGGCTTTTCACAGGGTCTCTCCAGTTTACGGCACAGGCCATCAGATTGCTCTGTGTGAGGAGCACACACGTGATCCATTATGTAGAATGATAAACAATTGTAGAATGATCTTCAATTTTGACTCTGAATACTCTGAATGTGACAAAAAGTTCTGTTTATGGAAATTTTGGAGATGAAACCTACTGTGGTAGTGGTTTATCATTTTGCTGATATCAGGGAACGTGATTTTGGGGGAAATGTAGTAGCCACCATTGTCCAAACTGCGGATCTTGTAATGCTTGACAACATCTGAACCTTGAGGTCCCACGTCTCGAATAGACAGGGAGTAGCTTCCTGTAAAAGATTTCAACACAACTCTTATTAGAGATGATGCAGATTGATGCGAAAACCCCCCCACAAAACATCTGTTAGGAAATGATGGAGATAAAATAGGAACCTTTGGATGTTTCGCTCTCTCGTATTAGGTACGAGCCGGGTTTGTTAGCAGGCGCCAACAACTGCCTTTCTGCGTCTTTCCTTGTGATCTCCTTGAAGAACCACctgaaaaaacaacaaaaggaGTTTGTTCCTCTCGCCTCATCGGTGTGAAAACCCTGCTACGGAGATGGCTCCCACGTCCCACGTGAGAACGCACACGGCACGTCCAGACTCACGCTTCGGTCTCCATCGTGTCCGCCTGTGCTACGTAGTTGGAGGGAATGAACCCTTCCTTCCTGGTGCTCAGCGACTTGGCCTTCCACCATTCCCCGTGCCTGCCAAAGTACACGAACATGAGACGACGCTTGATGGGCAGAGGCGTAGAGAACACTGTTGGACGTGCAGGCCGGCCTGCTGTGTTACTCACTCTTCAAGAACACGCAACTTCTCCCCCTTTTTAAACTCCAGATCGTCGGGGTGCATGGCCTCGTACGCGTACAAAGCGATGACTATCTTGTCTTGCTCCTCTTGCTCTGTGGGAGAAAGGTAAACCGTGTTTTTCCTGCAGGTGCACACTCTTTGAAGAAGAGGTACAGACACACGACTATAATTTTAACAAACCTTCCATTTTTAGGAAGATCTGACCAGGCAGGAGTCCTGAAGGAGAATTATTCTGCAAATGAATATTTGACATGGCAATCAGAGttctataaatacatttctgCGCATGGGTAACAGAGAAATAATTTCTGAATTCTATGTAATACTATTCAAAATGATAAatatgacaaaatatggcaaTATCTGTTCACACCCCTCCTTGACCAAAACAAAGCAATTCAAATGGCCCTCCAGAAGTGTTAGTCACATgacacttttgtatgtttccAACCTGACTCTACTACTTACTATAGTGTGGGGTTTAGGGGAGGTTGGATCTCTCACATAAACTGTTTTGTCAGTACGTACTGGCTCACGCTTCTTTACATCAAGTACACCACCATTCGGGACTTCCCCGAGCTTGGACTTTTTACAACCCATGATTTCTGTAAGGGACAGAGACAAGACATGGCATTTCTGTAAGGGACAGAGACAAAACATGGCATTTCTGTAAGGAACAGAGACAAGACGTGGCATTTCTCTAAGGGACAGAGACAAGACGTGGCATTTCTGTAAAGGATAGAGTCAAGACGTGGCATTTGTGGCAGTAGTTCAGCTATGGGTCAGAGAAAGTGGTGAAAGCTTCCTACAAACATTATGCTGTTGTTCAAGCACCATAATGGTTCATTAAAACAAAACTTCCACcaacaaacacagacagcacTGAGCAACAGGAGATTTTAAGGTGCCGGTTCGTGTACATTTTTCAAGACGTGCTTCTTTCATAAGTAATAATAGTTAATAAGAGCCAAGTCCATGATACTGATGATACCTTATCATGTTCAGAAAACGAATATGTGGAAATATACCAGGAAGctctaaatgtaatttgaggCGTATTGTGTTCAGTGGCAGGAACTCTGCGCGCCATGCATGGAAACACAGAAAGGTTTGCCCACCGTGCCCACTTCTGTTCAGCAGGAACCGCTCAATCAGTAACCGATATCAACATTCCAGAGAAGGTGACCTCACATTATTAATCTTCAGTAGCACATTAAAAACACCTGCCGGTCAGGACCTCAAGGGTAAGTGAAGGAAGCTGGCAGTTAAAAAATCTGAACTTCAACCCACACCACCGACGGTGAGGTTTCCCCCCTTTTAGTGTAGAGATAAAACGGTCACTAATTTTTGAAGAATGGCCAAGGAGGTTTAGCTAAATAAGGATGAAGAAATTATTAACCGATGTTTAGTGTCGTTCAGATTAGAGAAGGCCAAAGAAACTGAGAAATCAAAAGAAAACTTTGACAGTTCAGCTGTGTAAGTGACTCATGATAAAAAATCACCTGCGTGCCCCCATTTCAAGCCAAAAGTCTGTGCCCATCTGAGCGTGTAACAGCATCCGCAATCTCACGTGAGGGTCCTGCAGGACGCACGTCTGCGCTTGCCAACAGATTTTCGGATCGTGCTGCGCCATTAAAGTATAGACTACTGAGGTTAAAGTGACCTAGATTTTCTAGTGGTCTCTTAGCAATAGAAGAATATATTTGACAGCATTTATATTTCGCTACCTTGGCTGGACCTTTTGTTCGAAAGGTCTCCCCATAGCGTTTGTTTGTTAAAAGAAAACCTCATTAAAGTGTTCGTCTTGTGGTTGGCACCCGCACGTTCCTCGCATCCAGAGACAACTACTGTTGTGTTACCATCtggttgagagagagaaagaagcgTCCAGAAGTTTTTTTTGTAAAGATTAGATTCAGCAGGGAGTCGGTGAACGCGCGTCCCGCTCGCTGTTGGACACAGGGGCCCAAAAAACTGTCTGTATTTTTAGATGTGTGCAGGAAGCCAGTCGCAGGGCTATGCGGCCAGATTAGCGTGTGAGGCACAGGGCGGGCAGCGACGACTCACACTTCCTCCTTTGGCCATCCGCAGAGCTGCTTTCAAACATGAAAGACACGAGAGGAGAGTGCAGAGAGCAGAATAGAGAGAGGTGGCCTGGCCACAGCAACAACGCAGCCATTACGTGACACCCCAAACCACCAGGGCGGCTGCTGCTGGCGTTTTTAGGCCTGCTGCACTTTAAAATTCACCACGGCGTCCGAGCTGCTTAGAGAAACGCAGCAAAACACACATCTCTGTTCGTATGGATTTATGGCGGTGGGGTTTTACTATTCACTAACGTTTAAGGTGATACATTTAGAAGAAACTCCTGAGAGTTTCCTGAGTTTGGTTGTCCAGATAATACTATTAAACACTCACTAATAAAAACAAGAACCCAACACCCTGTGGTGCTCTCATAGCAAGTTTAGTATCTTTGCAACTGCTACTGAAAGTGTAtcaatttattaaatttatgaTTTCATATGCTTTTCAGTAGGCCACCATACACTTTGTGCCTTACTTTTAAAGCTCTAGTAAGGGAAACAGTGCAACAAACAGAGCAACTGTAGTGCAAGCTTGCCCCTAATAACAGCTATTTGGACATAAACATTTCCGAATGCCATCTTCACCACGTGAATTACAGGAAGTCTTCACTTGAAGTCCAATCCCTATCATCCCATGTCCTGCGCGCGCACGTCACGCACGCGACACAGAGCGCGTGCACCGTGGTGCCGCGAGCGAGAGCTTCATCTGACCAAAACGGTTGAACTAAGAACGGACTAAGACCGTACTAAGAATGAGCTAATACCGAACCAAGATCGATCTAAGAGCGAACTAAGACCGAAATAAGATTGAACTAATTCTGAACTAAGACCGGTCACTGGTGCGAGGTGTTAAAAATAGATGCTCTGTTTTAGACATCTGCCTCATCGAACTTGGTCAAAACCGTCAGATAATTTAATATATCGATggtattaaaacaataaaaaggttttttttaataaatcaaCTTTTAAACACTGCTCTGTCTTCACGTCCTCATGTTCAGTTGTATACATAATCACTTCCTCCAGGGTTTTAGAAAGAAAATCACAATGTTCTGGATAGCTTTGTGTGGAACATGACTGCGTTTTAATCACAACCCAGTAACAATGTCATTTTACTTTACATTTTACTATTGCCCCCAAATAACGGGTCTGTTGTGTAACGTTTGAACACCTGGTAGGTTCCGCTGATACGTCCTTCAGGAGGTGAACATCTGATCTCTTCAGCACCCACTGGACCTTAAGGGTACCAGGAACATCTTTGTATGAGTACAACAAATTAAAAGCTAAATTCTGCAGTGCACCACTCCTAGTTTATCTCTATATAGCCAAGAGAAACCATGAAATCATACAAATCTGGCAACGTAAAATTAATTTTATCCACTTTTAATACTTTAAGCATCAGTGCGCTCCATCAATGGTACGTTAATGTCACTAATATCTTTTGACATCCCACCCAGCAGACGTACTAGCAGATTTTTTTCCAGTTATAATTTGTTAACGGTTTCACCGGTGTACAAATCGGAATACGTGTCTCACATGCGCACATGATGTTGACAAAGTCTATAAAATGTACACAAGCCTGCATAATACATGAAAAGTTATTTATGACATAAAGAACTTACCTGTCAAGTGTCAAGTGTGTTTATTCTGACGCATTAAAGCAGCCCGTGGCGCGCGCTCATTGAACTGGTCCTTGCAGCTGCAAAGAGGAACTTGGCATatttttctctttcactctgaCTTCCTGGTGTGAACACTCGCTGTTTATCGCTTTTATTTGCAtgatttggttttttttttcagtttctgCGCCATTTGTTGCCGTGAAGTTTACCAATCATTTTACGCCAGATCTAATTATCCGCAATAATAATGATTAGCTTAAGTATGTGTAGACCTATTGTCAAAACCACTTAAATCTTTACTGCTGCTTTGGAAGGAATAACGTCTTCGTCAGCCCCTGCAGGTGGTTTGGAATAAAATTCACGTCTTAAATACATATTGTGGTATTACTGGAATGATCACACTGCGTGCCAACATCAAATGGCAGGGTAATTTAAAGCAAACATACGAGACAACGGATTACatgatatttttattaataataaaaagacTTACAAACAACACAACAGGGATAATCTCTAATATAAACAATGAACTGTAAATTAGCCAATAAAACAGACTAGTAGAATAAGAAGCCATGGAAACAAACATTCAGAACAGCGGATCTGGGGAGCAGCGACAAGACAAATTAAGAGTCTGTTTTTATCAAGCTGCCAAAGTAAGCAGTTATGGTTTTGAGTTTATTATTCAGAAAATTCTGCTCCACCTCCACTTTCCCACCTGGCCCAGCAAGAGAAGCAATCTACAGGAAGAAAAGTGGGACATTAATGCAAAATGCCAAAAACAATGTTGACTTCAATATCAACAAGTCACACTGTAATCCGGTTGTTCACCAGTACACACACGCTGGGTACACCATGCCCAGTCatgaccacacactcactcagtgGACAGAGAACAGCTGAACACACCACATTCAACATCACCAGTGAACTCAGGGGAGTCAAGTTGTTAAGGCTCCAGTCAGGAATGAATAGTTAATTGGTTATGTGATTGGTTTATTATGAAGCAAAAAGCTGGGTTTTTTTAAAATTACTTCTTAACCATCAAGGAAAAGCTCAAATGTCTGCAAAACTATCGCTTAAAATAGTTACAGCATTAATAT contains these protein-coding regions:
- the lyn gene encoding tyrosine-protein kinase Lyn isoform X2; amino-acid sequence: MGCKKSKLGEVPNGGVLDVKKREPNNSPSGLLPGQIFLKMEEQEEQDKIVIALYAYEAMHPDDLEFKKGEKLRVLEEHGEWWKAKSLSTRKEGFIPSNYVAQADTMETEAWFFKEITRKDAERQLLAPANKPGSYLIRESETSKGSYSLSIRDVGPQGSDVVKHYKIRSLDNGGYYISPKITFPDISKMINHYHKQSDGLCRKLERPCEKPKAQKPWDKDAWEISKESIKMVKKLGAGQFGEVWMAFYNNSTKVAVKTLKPGTMSVEAFLEEANLMKTLQHDRLVRLYAVVTKSEPIYIITEFMANGSLLDFLKGDVGSKLHLPKLIDFSAQIAEGMAYIEKKNYIHRDLRTANVLVSESLLCKIADFGLARVIEDDQYTAREGAKFPIKWTAPEAINYGSFTIKSDMWSFGILLYEIITYGKIPYPGMSNVEVMNSIQRGYRMPCPENCPPELYDIMTTCWKNKPEDRPTFDYIQSVLDDFYTATEGQYQQQP
- the lyn gene encoding tyrosine-protein kinase Lyn isoform X1, which translates into the protein MGCKKSKLGEVPNGGVLDVKKREPVRTDKTVYVRDPTSPKPHTINNSPSGLLPGQIFLKMEEQEEQDKIVIALYAYEAMHPDDLEFKKGEKLRVLEEHGEWWKAKSLSTRKEGFIPSNYVAQADTMETEAWFFKEITRKDAERQLLAPANKPGSYLIRESETSKGSYSLSIRDVGPQGSDVVKHYKIRSLDNGGYYISPKITFPDISKMINHYHKQSDGLCRKLERPCEKPKAQKPWDKDAWEISKESIKMVKKLGAGQFGEVWMAFYNNSTKVAVKTLKPGTMSVEAFLEEANLMKTLQHDRLVRLYAVVTKSEPIYIITEFMANGSLLDFLKGDVGSKLHLPKLIDFSAQIAEGMAYIEKKNYIHRDLRTANVLVSESLLCKIADFGLARVIEDDQYTAREGAKFPIKWTAPEAINYGSFTIKSDMWSFGILLYEIITYGKIPYPGMSNVEVMNSIQRGYRMPCPENCPPELYDIMTTCWKNKPEDRPTFDYIQSVLDDFYTATEGQYQQQP